One region of Mangifera indica cultivar Alphonso chromosome 3, CATAS_Mindica_2.1, whole genome shotgun sequence genomic DNA includes:
- the LOC123211853 gene encoding tubulin beta chain-like yields MREILHIQAGQCGNQIGGKFWEVVCDEHGIDATGSYIGNSRVQLERVNVYYNEASGGRYVPRAVLMDLEPGTMDSLRTGPYGKIFRPDNFVFGQNGAGNNWAKGHYTEGAELIDSVLDVVRKEAENCDCLQGFQICHSLGGGTGSGMGTLLISKIREEYPDRMMLTFSVFPSPKVSDTVVEPYNATLSVHQLVENADECMVLDNEALYDICFRTLKLTNPSFGDLNHLISTTMSGVTCCLRFPGQLNSDLRKLAVNLIPFPRLHFFMVGFAPLTSRGSQQYRALTIPELTQQMWDAKNMMCAADPRHGRYLTASAMFRGKMSTKEVDEQMINVQNKNSSYFVEWIPNNVKSSVCDIPPTGLSMSSTFVGNSTSIQEMFRRVSEQFTVMFRRKAFLHWYTGEGMDEMEFTEAESNMNDLVSEYQQYQEAAAVDEEEYEGETEEN; encoded by the exons ATGAGAGAAATTCTCCACATTCAAGCTGGTCAATGTGGTAACCAAATCGGTGGCAAGTTTTGGGAAGTTGTGTGTGATGAACATGGCATTGATGCCACTGGAAGTTACATTGGCAACTCTCGTGTTCAACTTGAGAGGGTTAATGTTTACTACAATGAAGCAAGTGGTGGGCGTTATGTCCCAAGAGCTGTGTTAATGGACCTTGAACCAGGCACCATGGACAGCTTACGTACAGGACCTTATGGTAAAATATTTCGACCTGACAATTTTGTTTTCGGTCAAAATGGTGCTGGAAACAATTGGGCGAAGGGGCATTACACTGAAGGAGCTGAATTGATCGATTCAGTTCTTGATGTTGTTCGTAAGGAGGCTGAGAATTGTGATTGTTTACAAG GCTTTCAGATTTGCCATTCTCTGGGAGGTGGGACTGGCTCAGGAATGGGAACCTTACTGATCTCAAAGATCAGAGAAGAATATCCTGATAGAATGATGTTGACTTTCTCAGTTTTCCCCTCTCCTAAGGTCTCTGATACTGTGGTTGAACCTTACAATGCCACTCTCTCCGTACACCAGCTAGTTGAAAATGCTGATGAGTGCATGGTACTTGACAATGAAGCTCTCTATGACATCTGCTTCAGAACTCTTAAGCTCACAAATCCCAGCT TTGGTGACTTGAACCATTTGATCTCAACAACAATGAGTGGAGTAACATGCTGCCTTCGATTCCCTGGTCAGCTCAACTCGGATCTCCGAAAGTTAGCTGTAAATCTAATCCCTTTCCCTCGCCTGCACTTTTTCATGGTTGGTTTTGCACCTTTAACCTCTCGTGGGTCACAACAGTACCGAGCCTTAACAATTCCTGAACTTACTCAACAAATGTGGGATGCCAAAAATATGATGTGTGCTGCTGACCCTAGACATGGACGCTATTTAACAGCCTCAGCAATGTTCCGAGGCAAAATGAGCACCAAGGAAGTTGATGAACAGATGATAAATGTACAGAATAAGAATTCATCATACTTTGTTGAGTGGATCCCCAACAATGTTAAATCAAGTGTTTGTGATATTCCACCAACTGGGCTATCTATGTCTTCAACATTTGTGGGGAATTCCACATCTATTCAGGAAATGTTTAGGCGTGTTTCGGAGCAATTCACAGTCATGTTTAGGAGAAAGGCGTTTTTGCATTGGTACACAGGAGAGGGGATGGATGAAATGGAATTCACAGAAGCTGAGAGCAATATGAATGACTTGGTTTCAGAGTATCAGCAATATCAGGAGGCTGCTGCTGTGGATGAAGAGGAGTATGAGGGAGAGACAGAGGagaattaa
- the LOC123211854 gene encoding remorin-like isoform X1 has product MAEEDLKKAEADTGPGPSSVTKSKLLEEEKPVHDDAAEEKVLNPVDQKVADPATEKNSGDSVCRDAVLARVESEKRLALIKAWEENEKAKADNRAYKRLSAIASWENSKKAVADVQLKKYEEKLEMKKAEYAERMKNKIAEIRKEAEEKRAMIEAKRGEDVLKVEETAEKFRAAGYTPWKFLGCFGA; this is encoded by the exons ATGGCGGAGGAGGATCTTAAAAAAGCTGAAGCAGACACTGGACCAGGGCCATCTTCTGTGACCAAATCCAAACTACTTGAAGAGGAAAAGCCAGTTCATGACGATGCTGCTGAGGAGAAGGTTTTGAACCCAGTTGATCAAA AGGTTGCAGATCCTGCCACTGAGAAAAATTCTGGGGATTCAGTTTGCAGAG aTGCTGTCCTTGCAAGAGTTGAATCAGAAAAAAGATTGGCTTTAATAAAAGCttgggaagaaaatgaaaaggcaAAAGCTGATAACAG GGCATATAAAAGGCTCTCTGCCATTGCGTCCTGGGAGAACAGTAAGAAGGCAGTGGCAGACGtacaattgaaaaaatatgag GAAAAACTGGAAATGAAGAAGGCAGAATATGCagagagaatgaaaaataaaattgcagaGATCCGTAAGGAAGCTGAAGAGAAGAGAGCAATGATTGAGGCGAAACGAGGTGAAGATGTTCTTAAGGTAGAGGAGACTGCAGAAAAATTCCGAGCAGCTGGCTATACACCTTGGAAGTTCCTTGGCTGCTTTGGTGCTTGA
- the LOC123210719 gene encoding nuclear transcription factor Y subunit C-3-like: MRQAGTYSGLVSASMSGRMGPHSLPLARIKKIMKKSSDDVKMISGEAPIVFSKACELFIQELTKRSWMLTMQGKRRTLNKEDVASAVMATDIFDFLVNLVSDESSIDDLAGTPSEEMETFRS, encoded by the coding sequence ATGAGGCAAGCTGGAACGTATTCGGGATTAGTCTCTGCAAGTATGTCAGGAAGAATGGGGCCTCACTCATTGCCGTTGGCTAGGATCAAGAAAATCATGAAGAAATCGAGTGATGATGTTAAGATGATTTCTGGGGAGGCTCCGATTGTGTTTTCAAAGGCTTGTGAGCTCTTCATTCAAGAGCTTACTAAAAGGTCTTGGATGTTGACCATGCAAGGAAAGAGAAGGACGCTGAACAAAGAGGATGTTGCTTCAGCTGTCATGGCTACTGATATCTTTGATTTTCTTGTCAACTTGGTTTCTGATGAGTCCAGTATTGATGATCTTGCCGGAACCCCGTCGGAAGAAATGGAAACATTCCGATCATGA
- the LOC123211854 gene encoding remorin-like isoform X2 — protein sequence MAEEDLKKAEADTGPGPSSVTKSKLLEEEKPVHDDAAEEKVLNPVDQKVADPATEKNSGDSVCRDAVLARVESEKRLALIKAWEENEKAKADNRAYKRLSAIASWENSKKAVADVQLKKYEYTEETEC from the exons ATGGCGGAGGAGGATCTTAAAAAAGCTGAAGCAGACACTGGACCAGGGCCATCTTCTGTGACCAAATCCAAACTACTTGAAGAGGAAAAGCCAGTTCATGACGATGCTGCTGAGGAGAAGGTTTTGAACCCAGTTGATCAAA AGGTTGCAGATCCTGCCACTGAGAAAAATTCTGGGGATTCAGTTTGCAGAG aTGCTGTCCTTGCAAGAGTTGAATCAGAAAAAAGATTGGCTTTAATAAAAGCttgggaagaaaatgaaaaggcaAAAGCTGATAACAG GGCATATAAAAGGCTCTCTGCCATTGCGTCCTGGGAGAACAGTAAGAAGGCAGTGGCAGACGtacaattgaaaaaatatgag TACACAGAAGAAACAGAATGCTAA